A genomic segment from Orrella daihaiensis encodes:
- the rimP gene encoding ribosome maturation factor RimP: MKDLIELTREAVAALDLEVVDVERAPLGLLRVTIDRPFTGEGGLVSDIKIEDCERVSRQLSRVFEVEGIDYRRLEVGSPGVDRPLRTERDFERFVGERIDVRLRDAVQGRRSFQGVLQRSCEQDGSKQFVVEYQENKAETKRVAFDVTDVERAKLDPLLDFKGRKR; this comes from the coding sequence ATGAAAGATTTAATCGAGTTAACCCGAGAAGCCGTCGCGGCCTTGGATTTGGAAGTCGTTGATGTAGAGCGTGCCCCTCTAGGATTGCTGCGCGTGACGATCGATCGTCCATTCACAGGGGAGGGCGGACTGGTGTCCGACATCAAAATTGAGGACTGTGAGCGCGTATCGCGACAGTTGTCGCGGGTCTTTGAGGTGGAAGGAATCGACTATCGGCGTCTCGAGGTTGGGTCACCTGGTGTGGATCGTCCTTTGAGGACCGAGCGTGATTTCGAAAGGTTTGTGGGTGAGCGTATTGATGTACGACTGAGAGACGCAGTTCAAGGTCGACGTTCGTTTCAGGGTGTTTTGCAGCGGTCTTGTGAGCAAGATGGCTCGAAGCAGTTTGTTGTTGAGTATCAGGAAAATAAGGCTGAGACCAAGCGGGTAGCGTTTGACGTCACTGACGTGGAGCGTGCAAAGCTTGATCCGCTCCTAGATTTCAAGGGTAGAAAGCGATGA
- the nusA gene encoding transcription termination factor NusA codes for MSREILLLVDALAREKNVSREVVFEALEGALASAMKKRFDQDADIRVAVDRATGEHEGFRRWLVVPDDAGLQEPDRQELLTDAQESFPDIQVGEYIEEPVEPVEFGRIGAQAAKQAILQRIRDAEREQMLNDFLERGETIVSGTVKRMDKGDAIVEVGKIEARLPRSEMIPKENLRLGDRVRAWVLRIDRAARGQQVILSRTAPEFIKQLFENEVPEIEQGLLEIKGAARDPGVRAKIAVIAYDNRIDPIGTCVGMRGSRVTAVRNELGGEQVDIVLWSEDPAQFVIGALAPANIESILVDEDRHAMDVVVDEENLPKAIGSRGQNVRLASDLTGWQINIMTPEESENRQAQERDQLRAVFMEKLDVDDEVAEILIDEGFTGLEEIAYVPIAELQEIEAFDEDTINELRSRARNALLTEAIVQEERVESAQDLLNIEGMTAELVAKLSANGVNTRDDLADLATDELAEMAEMPAERAAEFIMAARAHWFEGQQ; via the coding sequence ATGAGTCGCGAAATTTTGTTGCTAGTTGATGCTTTGGCGCGTGAAAAGAACGTTAGCCGTGAGGTGGTGTTCGAAGCACTAGAGGGCGCCTTGGCGTCAGCCATGAAAAAACGTTTTGATCAAGATGCTGACATACGTGTGGCTGTCGATCGAGCGACTGGCGAACACGAGGGCTTTCGTCGCTGGCTCGTCGTTCCTGATGACGCAGGACTGCAGGAACCTGATCGCCAGGAGCTTCTGACCGACGCACAAGAATCCTTCCCTGATATTCAGGTTGGCGAGTATATCGAAGAGCCAGTGGAGCCGGTTGAGTTCGGGCGAATCGGCGCGCAAGCGGCTAAGCAAGCCATCTTGCAGCGTATTCGTGATGCTGAGCGTGAGCAGATGCTCAACGACTTCTTGGAGCGCGGTGAAACCATTGTCTCTGGCACAGTCAAGAGGATGGACAAGGGCGATGCCATCGTTGAAGTTGGAAAAATAGAGGCTAGACTGCCGCGTAGCGAGATGATCCCGAAGGAGAATTTACGCTTAGGCGATCGAGTCCGCGCATGGGTTTTACGCATAGATCGTGCCGCTCGTGGTCAACAAGTGATTCTCTCAAGAACGGCACCTGAATTTATCAAGCAGCTCTTTGAGAACGAAGTGCCTGAAATTGAACAGGGGCTGCTGGAAATAAAAGGTGCAGCTCGTGATCCCGGTGTGCGTGCAAAAATTGCTGTCATTGCTTATGACAATCGCATTGATCCGATTGGTACCTGCGTCGGGATGCGTGGTTCGCGCGTGACGGCAGTTCGCAATGAGCTTGGAGGCGAACAGGTTGATATCGTATTGTGGTCTGAGGATCCTGCGCAGTTTGTGATCGGGGCTCTTGCACCAGCCAACATCGAGTCCATCCTTGTGGATGAGGATCGTCATGCCATGGATGTGGTGGTTGACGAAGAAAACCTACCCAAGGCGATTGGCTCACGGGGGCAAAATGTCCGTCTAGCATCTGATTTGACGGGTTGGCAGATCAACATCATGACGCCAGAAGAAAGCGAGAATCGTCAGGCTCAAGAGCGTGACCAACTTCGTGCCGTGTTCATGGAAAAACTTGATGTGGACGATGAGGTTGCTGAGATCTTGATTGATGAAGGGTTCACTGGCCTTGAAGAAATCGCCTATGTTCCTATCGCTGAGCTGCAGGAAATTGAGGCATTTGATGAAGATACGATCAATGAATTGCGTAGTCGAGCTCGCAATGCGCTTTTGACTGAGGCAATTGTTCAGGAAGAGCGTGTTGAGTCAGCTCAGGATTTGCTGAATATTGAAGGAATGACTGCAGAACTGGTGGCCAAGCTAAGTGCAAACGGTGTCAACACCCGCGATGACTTGGCTGATCTTGCGACTGATGAACTGGCTGAGATGGCAGAGATGCCAGCCGAGCGTGCTGCTGAGTTCATCATGGCAGCCCGGGCGCACTGGTTTGAAGGCCAGCAATGA
- the infB gene encoding translation initiation factor IF-2, with translation MSSTTVAQFANELKMPAEVLLEQLRAAGVNVGSVGDAVSDADKAQLLESLRRSHGAKDGKKITLTRRQTSEIRQADAAGRSRTIQVEVRKKRVFVKRDLVSESAEATTPELAAESEAQAAAETAQIPVAQDAPGDSSVKQLYETVVDDHQQKVADQVDAESHPKESSSVVQSQDATDTQQASDEAITRPEDSQSPASALSEPEAPMAESDSSTPEVTNAKSEAVLVERVEIEPQRTDNGDEELLAGSGQKRKEVSDSSLQDREEARRKAEREAAALRDMLSRPKKVLRAESESDAAAIKGTLHKPSGTKTGDKKSEGSKKTIKSGAVASTWSEEAGRKKPTGKQAVAPARDGWRSGKGGKSNKRGKGAQVQEAAPAEFVQREIHVPETITVADLAHKMSIKAAEVIKHLMKLGQMVTINQVLDQETAMIVVEELGHTAVAAKLDDPEAFLEESAAIEFEQTSRAPVVTVMGHVDHGKTSLLDYIRRAKVASGEAGGITQHIGAYHVKTDRGIVTFLDTPGHEAFTAMRARGAKATDIVILVVAADDGVMPQTREAIHHAKAAGVPLVVAVNKIDKPEANPDRVKQELVAEEVVPEEYGGDVPFVSVSAKTGQGIDDLLENVLLQAEILELTAPVDAPAKGLVIEARLDKGRGPVATVLVQSGTLNRSDVVLAGASFGRVRAMLDENGKQIQSAGPSIPVEIQGLTEVPAAGDEIIALADERKAREIALFRQGKFRDVKLAKQQAAKLESMFEQVAEGMQTLSLIVKTDVQGSQEALVAALVKLSTEEVKVQVVHAAVGGVSESDVNLAIASGAVIIGFNVRADQSAKKLAENNGVDIRYYNIIYDAVDEVKAAMSGMLAPERREEVIGMVDVREVYHISKIGSVAGCMVTDGLVRRDAQVRLLRDNVVIWTGYIDSLRRFKDDVKEVKSGFDCGITLKGNNDLKVGDQFEVFEVREVARTL, from the coding sequence ATGTCGAGTACAACCGTTGCCCAGTTTGCAAATGAACTGAAAATGCCAGCCGAAGTGCTGCTTGAACAGTTACGTGCAGCGGGCGTTAATGTCGGATCGGTTGGTGATGCCGTGTCGGATGCTGATAAGGCGCAACTGCTCGAGTCACTGCGTCGTTCGCATGGTGCCAAGGATGGCAAGAAGATCACGTTGACGCGCCGTCAAACATCGGAAATTCGTCAGGCAGATGCAGCCGGGCGTTCACGAACAATCCAGGTCGAAGTACGGAAAAAGCGAGTTTTTGTAAAGCGCGATCTGGTGTCTGAGTCTGCAGAGGCCACCACACCTGAGTTAGCGGCTGAGTCAGAGGCTCAAGCAGCGGCTGAAACAGCACAAATTCCGGTTGCTCAGGATGCCCCAGGTGATTCCTCGGTTAAACAGCTGTATGAAACGGTTGTGGATGATCATCAGCAGAAAGTTGCAGATCAGGTAGACGCTGAGTCGCATCCGAAAGAGTCGTCATCCGTCGTTCAGTCGCAAGACGCTACTGATACACAGCAGGCATCTGATGAGGCGATTACCCGACCGGAAGATTCTCAGTCGCCTGCTTCAGCGCTCAGTGAGCCCGAAGCCCCGATGGCAGAAAGCGACAGCTCGACTCCAGAAGTGACGAATGCTAAGTCTGAGGCTGTTCTGGTCGAGCGCGTGGAAATCGAGCCGCAACGTACTGATAATGGCGACGAGGAGCTTTTGGCTGGTAGTGGGCAAAAGCGCAAAGAGGTATCTGATTCGAGCTTGCAGGATCGCGAAGAAGCGAGACGAAAGGCAGAGCGTGAGGCTGCGGCCCTTCGTGACATGCTGAGCCGCCCGAAAAAGGTTTTGCGAGCTGAGTCTGAGTCCGATGCTGCCGCGATCAAAGGCACACTGCACAAGCCTAGTGGCACAAAGACAGGCGATAAAAAATCCGAGGGTTCGAAAAAGACGATCAAGTCGGGTGCCGTTGCTTCAACCTGGTCGGAAGAAGCTGGTAGAAAGAAGCCAACAGGAAAGCAGGCGGTTGCACCAGCGCGGGATGGTTGGCGTTCAGGCAAGGGCGGAAAATCGAATAAGCGAGGTAAGGGTGCGCAGGTGCAGGAAGCGGCACCAGCTGAATTTGTGCAACGTGAAATTCATGTACCAGAGACCATCACGGTTGCAGATTTGGCTCACAAGATGTCAATCAAAGCTGCCGAGGTGATCAAGCATCTGATGAAACTCGGGCAAATGGTGACCATCAATCAAGTGCTCGATCAGGAAACGGCAATGATTGTCGTCGAAGAACTGGGTCACACTGCGGTCGCAGCCAAGTTAGACGACCCTGAGGCTTTCCTTGAAGAGTCTGCCGCCATTGAGTTCGAGCAAACCTCACGCGCGCCCGTCGTGACAGTGATGGGCCACGTTGATCACGGTAAGACATCACTGCTCGATTACATTCGGCGTGCCAAGGTTGCCTCTGGTGAAGCCGGTGGCATCACGCAACATATTGGTGCTTATCACGTCAAAACCGATCGTGGCATTGTGACATTTCTCGATACACCAGGCCACGAGGCGTTCACTGCTATGCGCGCCCGCGGTGCAAAGGCAACCGATATCGTAATTCTCGTGGTGGCCGCTGACGATGGCGTCATGCCGCAAACGCGTGAAGCAATCCATCATGCCAAGGCGGCAGGCGTGCCCTTGGTCGTGGCGGTTAACAAAATTGATAAGCCCGAGGCTAATCCTGATCGTGTCAAGCAAGAGTTAGTTGCTGAAGAAGTGGTGCCGGAAGAATATGGTGGAGATGTTCCATTTGTTTCGGTCTCAGCCAAGACAGGGCAGGGCATCGATGATCTGCTGGAGAACGTATTGCTGCAGGCAGAGATTCTTGAGCTCACAGCACCTGTTGACGCTCCAGCAAAAGGGTTGGTCATTGAAGCGCGCCTTGACAAAGGTCGTGGTCCAGTCGCAACCGTCTTGGTCCAGTCAGGCACATTGAATCGTAGTGATGTCGTCTTGGCTGGTGCGAGTTTCGGGCGTGTTCGTGCGATGCTTGATGAGAATGGCAAGCAGATCCAGTCGGCGGGACCGTCCATCCCGGTTGAAATTCAGGGTTTGACCGAGGTGCCTGCTGCGGGTGATGAGATTATTGCTCTGGCAGATGAGCGCAAAGCACGTGAAATCGCATTATTCCGCCAAGGCAAGTTCCGCGACGTCAAGCTTGCCAAGCAGCAAGCAGCCAAGCTTGAGTCCATGTTTGAGCAAGTCGCAGAGGGCATGCAAACGCTGTCGCTGATTGTGAAAACTGATGTTCAGGGTTCACAGGAGGCGCTAGTTGCCGCTTTGGTGAAGTTGTCGACCGAAGAGGTCAAGGTGCAAGTGGTTCATGCTGCTGTCGGTGGTGTCTCCGAGAGTGATGTCAACTTAGCCATTGCATCTGGTGCTGTCATCATCGGATTTAATGTCCGAGCTGATCAAAGCGCCAAGAAATTGGCTGAAAATAATGGTGTAGACATCCGTTACTACAACATCATCTATGACGCGGTCGACGAGGTTAAAGCAGCGATGTCCGGCATGCTTGCACCTGAACGCCGTGAAGAAGTTATTGGCATGGTCGATGTGCGTGAGGTCTACCACATCTCCAAGATAGGTTCAGTGGCGGGATGTATGGTCACAGATGGTTTGGTCCGTCGTGATGCTCAGGTACGTTTGCTGAGGGATAATGTGGTGATCTGGACTGGCTACATTGATTCTCTGCGCAGATTCAAGGATGATGTCAAAGAAGTAAAGTCTGGGTTTGATTGCGGTATTACCCTGAAAGGTAACAACGATCTCAAGGTTGGCGATCAGTTCGAGGTCTTTGAAGTTCGTGAAGTTGCACGTACGCTTTGA
- a CDS encoding nitroreductase, producing the protein MIKSESQQLVDLAITSRRSIRAFLPTPIAHEDIKQILAVASRAPSGTNTQPWRVYVVTGSRLATMSQEIVQAFMNPSPSDDFADEYQYYPDKWFSPYIERRRKVGFDLYGLLGLGKDDKLGMKEQHARNFKFFDAPVGLIFSIDRNMGTGSWLDFGCFMQNIMIAARGRGLDTCPQAAFNAYHKIIRRHTGMADNEIMMCGMSMGYADDTKIENTLITEREPVESFATFLE; encoded by the coding sequence ATGATTAAATCAGAATCCCAACAACTAGTCGATCTAGCCATCACCTCACGGCGTTCAATCCGGGCTTTTCTACCAACGCCGATTGCACATGAGGACATCAAACAAATCTTGGCCGTCGCCTCGAGGGCGCCGTCTGGGACCAACACACAACCTTGGCGCGTTTATGTTGTGACTGGTTCTAGGCTTGCGACGATGAGCCAAGAGATCGTACAGGCATTTATGAATCCTTCGCCGTCAGACGACTTTGCTGATGAATACCAATACTATCCCGACAAGTGGTTTTCTCCTTACATTGAACGCAGACGTAAAGTTGGCTTTGATTTGTACGGCCTGCTCGGGCTTGGTAAAGATGACAAATTAGGCATGAAAGAACAACACGCGCGAAACTTCAAGTTCTTTGATGCTCCGGTCGGTTTGATATTTAGCATCGATCGCAATATGGGGACGGGCTCATGGCTCGATTTTGGTTGCTTCATGCAAAACATCATGATTGCGGCACGAGGACGAGGTCTAGACACTTGCCCGCAAGCAGCATTTAACGCTTACCACAAGATCATTCGCCGTCACACTGGCATGGCAGACAATGAAATTATGATGTGTGGGATGTCGATGGGTTATGCAGACGACACCAAAATCGAGAACACGCTCATTACCGAGCGCGAACCCGTGGAAAGTTTTGCAACGTTTTTGGAGTGA
- a CDS encoding pseudouridine synthase — protein MPTDKTEIGHTQQDGSASETSTRPKKSKSSKVRAPFRRRRAPVVQAAEQDDAATEARSANQSELVSDGPMVEEDTPATALNYLEQTPKTAQRLGKYLQSELLMPKLHKVLAQAGIGSRRDMEELIIAGRVSVNGEPAHIGQRVSTSDVVRVNGKPVNRNASKKPPRVVLYHKPAGEIVSHDDPAGRATVFSRLPRIKTGKWLSVGRLDLNTEGLLILTTSGDLANRLMHPRYGNEREYAVRVLGDLSDEIRLKLIEGVELDDGVARFGSVEFLGGEGSNRWYRVTLQEGRNREVRRIFESVGLTVSRLIRTRFGEIVLPNNLRRGRWEELSGDLVNALLVQVGLLKDEDDDSVKRGARGRQAKQPVSHDSALPPGFGGQKKAAPATGRHRGQSGKPRNGKAAGSPDPLVTSVMTVTGGFANGHPGAVSAGRRGKGSSAPGNQPVGKHQARKGAPKPGKPGSSKGRSQRSGSGPRRDDDWQPSGAKAHESRLGFLKNR, from the coding sequence ATGCCGACTGATAAGACAGAGATTGGCCACACACAGCAAGACGGTTCGGCGTCTGAGACGTCGACGCGCCCTAAAAAATCAAAATCCAGTAAGGTGCGAGCACCATTTCGGCGGCGCCGCGCACCAGTGGTGCAGGCCGCAGAGCAGGATGATGCTGCAACTGAGGCAAGATCCGCAAATCAGTCAGAGCTTGTTTCTGACGGACCGATGGTGGAGGAGGATACTCCAGCCACCGCTCTGAATTATCTCGAACAGACTCCAAAAACTGCACAACGGCTCGGTAAGTACTTGCAAAGTGAACTACTGATGCCAAAGCTGCACAAGGTTCTTGCTCAGGCTGGCATCGGGTCACGTCGAGATATGGAGGAGCTGATCATCGCTGGCCGCGTCTCGGTCAATGGTGAACCTGCTCATATCGGTCAACGCGTAAGCACATCAGATGTGGTTCGGGTTAACGGCAAACCAGTTAACCGCAACGCTAGCAAAAAGCCGCCTCGAGTCGTGCTCTATCACAAACCTGCGGGTGAAATTGTTAGTCATGACGATCCAGCCGGGCGAGCCACGGTGTTTTCAAGGTTACCGCGCATCAAAACTGGAAAGTGGCTTTCAGTGGGTCGACTCGACCTAAATACTGAAGGCTTGTTGATACTGACCACGTCAGGCGACCTGGCTAATCGACTCATGCACCCGCGTTATGGGAACGAGCGTGAATATGCAGTGCGTGTTCTAGGTGATTTGAGTGATGAAATCCGATTGAAGTTGATAGAAGGCGTCGAGCTAGATGACGGTGTAGCCCGTTTTGGTAGCGTTGAATTCCTTGGTGGCGAGGGCAGCAATCGATGGTATCGGGTCACGCTGCAAGAGGGTAGAAATCGCGAAGTGCGCCGAATTTTCGAGTCAGTGGGTTTGACAGTTAGCCGTTTGATTCGGACTCGGTTTGGCGAGATCGTTCTGCCAAATAACTTGAGGCGGGGGCGCTGGGAAGAGCTGAGCGGTGACTTGGTGAATGCCTTGTTGGTTCAAGTGGGTTTGCTAAAAGACGAGGACGACGACAGCGTAAAACGTGGTGCCCGGGGTCGGCAAGCTAAGCAGCCAGTTAGCCATGACAGTGCTTTGCCTCCAGGTTTCGGTGGTCAGAAAAAAGCGGCACCGGCGACCGGTCGTCATCGAGGGCAATCTGGCAAGCCCCGCAACGGCAAAGCAGCAGGTAGTCCTGATCCGCTGGTGACCTCTGTGATGACCGTGACAGGCGGATTTGCTAATGGCCATCCAGGAGCTGTATCAGCGGGCCGCAGGGGTAAGGGATCCTCAGCCCCGGGAAATCAACCGGTTGGTAAGCATCAAGCGCGCAAAGGGGCCCCAAAGCCTGGTAAGCCAGGTTCGAGTAAGGGGCGCAGTCAACGCAGCGGATCCGGTCCGCGACGCGACGATGATTGGCAACCATCTGGCGCTAAAGCCCATGAGTCACGACTAGGGTTTTTGAAGAACCGCTAA
- the scpB gene encoding SMC-Scp complex subunit ScpB, with translation MEDQQAINVVETALLCADAPMSLAALQKLFEPEEVSAEHVRGWLEALQINWQDRGLELVEISTGWRFQSRIQMQRFLERLNPERAPKYSRAVLETLAIIAWKQPVTRGDIEAIRGVTVSSQIIKTLEDRGWVETIGHRDGPGRPALLGTTKLFLDDLGLRALDELPALQPIAEQSQQDGGLVLEQTQSDSIQPGVSDECDSPTLIDDQMEADVLEHADSESDVLTSDEAQDDAASTESGVDPSDLNDGLETVQHTPPIADLSLSVSDIHETQSEEAAQQPSTTESEDDSNSPHPISSRESE, from the coding sequence ATGGAAGACCAGCAAGCAATAAACGTGGTAGAAACTGCGTTGCTATGTGCGGATGCGCCAATGAGCCTTGCCGCTTTGCAAAAACTGTTTGAGCCTGAAGAAGTCAGTGCAGAGCACGTTAGAGGTTGGTTAGAGGCATTGCAGATTAATTGGCAAGATCGAGGGCTGGAGCTTGTCGAGATTTCAACAGGTTGGCGGTTTCAAAGTCGTATTCAAATGCAACGTTTTTTGGAGCGACTCAATCCGGAGCGAGCTCCTAAATACTCGCGTGCGGTCTTGGAAACGCTAGCAATTATTGCTTGGAAGCAACCTGTCACGCGAGGTGATATTGAAGCTATTCGCGGTGTGACCGTCTCTTCGCAAATCATCAAAACACTCGAGGACCGCGGCTGGGTTGAGACCATAGGGCACCGTGACGGGCCGGGGCGACCTGCTTTATTAGGCACTACAAAATTATTTTTGGATGATTTAGGTCTTCGAGCACTAGACGAATTGCCCGCTCTACAACCAATCGCTGAGCAGTCTCAGCAAGACGGCGGGCTTGTGCTTGAGCAAACTCAGTCTGATTCGATTCAGCCGGGTGTGAGTGATGAGTGTGACTCCCCGACTTTGATCGACGACCAGATGGAGGCTGATGTCTTGGAACATGCCGACTCTGAATCTGACGTTTTGACATCCGATGAGGCACAAGATGATGCCGCATCGACGGAATCAGGCGTTGATCCCTCGGATCTGAACGATGGGCTAGAGACAGTCCAGCATACACCGCCGATCGCTGATCTATCCCTTTCAGTATCTGATATTCATGAAACGCAATCCGAGGAGGCTGCGCAACAGCCAAGTACAACCGAGTCTGAAGATGATTCGAATAGCCCTCATCCCATTTCCTCGCGTGAATCGGAGTAA